GCAATAACGACGTGGTGTTGGACGACGGGAGTGTCTCCCGTTTCCACGCTTGGTTCAGCCGGGAAGAAGGGCAGGCCGGATTCTTGCTGACGGACGCCGGCTCCAAGAACGGCTCCTGGGCGGGTGGGGTCCGGCTTGTCCCACGGCGGGCCGTCCCGGTGGCGGATGGGGCCCGGCTCCGCTTCGGTCAGGTGGAGGTCGGCTTCTACACGGCCAGCGGTTTTATGCGGATGCTGGCCGTGAGGATGTCTCCCTGAGCCTTGCCACGTCTTCGTGGGCCTGCGTAACGTGCGGAGTCGCCCTCTGTCACACATGGGAGTGTTCGCGGTGGCCTTGACCACAGAAGCTTTTGGACTGACCGACGTCGGCCGCAGGCGGCAGCACAATGAAGACGCGATGTTGGTGGACGCGTCGCTCGGGCTCTACGTGGTCGCGGACGGAATGGGCGGGCACGCGGCCGGCGAGGTCGCGAGCAATCGCGCCACGGAGGTCGTCAAGCAGCACATCTCCTCCAACCGCCACCTGCTGAAGGATTTGGGCAACAACCCGACGCCGGACAGCCGCTCCGCCGCGGCGGCGCTCATCGAAGTCGCGGTCCAACGCGCGTGCGCGGACATCTACCGGACGGCGATGTCGGACGCGACCAAGCGCGGCATGGGCACCACGTTCGTGTGCCTCGCGGTGGGCGGCAACAAGGGCGTCATTGGCCACGTGGGTGACAGCCGCGTCTACCTGGTGCGGCATGGCCAGTGTCACCGGCTGACCGAGGACCACACCCTGGTGGCCGCGCAGCTCAAGGCCGGCACGATTACCAAGGACCAGGCCGCCACCTCGCAGTACCGCAACGTGATTACGCGCGCGGTGGGCATCCAGGAGTCCGTCCAGGTCGACACGCTCATCGTGGACCTGGTGCCCGGCGACATGTTCATCCTCTGCTCGGACGGCCTGCACGGCTACGTCGAGGACGAGGAGGTCCTGTCGGTCATCGCGGGCATCGCGCCGGCGGACCTGCCCAAGCGCTTCATCGACATCGCCAACGAGCGCGGCGGCAAGGACAACATCACCGCGGTGGTGGTGAAGGTCGCAGGCGAGGGCGCGTCCGTCAGCGAGGAGTCGAGCGAGGCGCAGTCGCGCATGGAGGCGCTGCGCAAGATTCCGCTCTTCCGCCACCTCACGTACAAGGAGCAGACGGCGGTGTTGTCCATCGCCACCACGCGCACGTATCCCGCGGGCCGCGAAATCGTGGTGGAGGGGCAGCCGGGCGAGGAGCTCTTCGTCGTCATCCGGGGCCGGGTCGCCATCGAGAAGAACGGCGTGGAGATCGCCGAGCTCCGCGCGGGCGGTCACTTTGGAGAGATGGGCCTCATCGACAACGCGCCGCGCTCGGCGACGGTGCGGGCCACGGAGCCCACGCGCACCATGGTCATCTCCCGGCCCGACCTGATGGGGCTGATGAAGCGCGAGTCCATCCTCGCGGTGAAGATGCTCTGGAGCTTCGTGCAGGTGCTCAGTGACCGGCTGCGCGCCACCAACTCCGAGCTGAGCGAGGCCCGGCAGGAACTGGCGGTGGCGCAAGCCATCGCGCCCTTCGCCGAGGAGTAGGAGAAAGGAACCGCCATGGCCCCCCGTCGCCCGCGTCCCCTGTCCGAATCACGTCAGACCTCCCAGGTACGGTCTCGCCGTACCGTGGCGGGAGGGCGCATGGCGAGGGCGGTGGGCGGCGACGTGGTGTTGAAGTTCCTGGGCGAGGTGACCGAGCTGCGTCACGAGCTGAGGGCGACGCAGGGGGATGTCGAAGGCATCCTGGTCAGCATGGGCGTCATGCGGTCGAGCATGGGGCTGATGCGCTCGAACATGGCCGTCATGCACACGAACATGACCGTGATGCATTCGAACATGGAGGCCATGATGACGAACATGGCCTCCATGGCATCGAACATCGGAGCCGTGTCGTCGAACATCGAGTCGGTGTCATCGACCATGGAGACGATGATGACGACCATGGAGACCATGTCGGAAGGACTGAGCGCCATGGCCGGGCGGATGAACCGGATGGACGCTCACGCGGGGCGCCTGGCGCGGCTGGTGGGGTCCGTCGCGGACTCGACCCAGGCGCGCTTCGAGCAGGTCGAGAAGCGGCTGGACGACCTCGAAGACAAGGCGTCGCGCGAGTAGGCCGCGGCGCCTGGCCGCCTGCCTGGAGCCGTCGGAGGTCCGGGAGCGGACGCGACTGGAATTTCCGGGGGAATCGGCCGTTCGGGGGCTTCGGCCTCGGGCTAAGGTCCGCGCCGCGTGCGCATGCGCAAATGGACAGTCATAGGCGTATTGGCGGCCCTGCTGGTGGCGGGGGTGGTGTGGCTATGGCTCGGCGCGGGTTCGACGCCGGGTGGGCCGGAGACCCACGCTGTCACCGCCAGGGCGCTGCCTGACTTCTCCGCGGTGGACGTTTCGTCCTCCGACGGAGAGGGGCTCTCGCTCACGGGCCGGGTCCTCGATGCGTCGGGCCGGCCGGTTTCGGGGGCCGAGGTCTTCCTGGCCGCCAGCGCCGAACGGACGCTGCTCGGTTTGCGCTGCGACGAATGTGGCCAGGCGCTGCTGTCCTGTCCGGCGCGCGAGACGGCGCTGCACGCGCTGGCGTTCTTCGAACAGCAGCAGGGCTTTCTGACGCCGCGGGCCACCGTCTCCACGGACGCGGACGGGCGCTTCCGCTTCGAGCGCCTCGCGGGCGTGTCCTTCAATGTCTGGGCCCGCGCTCCGGGCCTGGGCGTCGCGCTGCGGGAGCGGGCGGCGCCAGGAGACCCGGTGGAGCTGTACCTGCCACCGCTGCGCAGCATTCGAGGGCAGGTGGTGGACGAGGCCGGGCGCCCCCTGGGCGGCGCTCGCGTCCACGTGATGTCGCGTCGGATTCCGCTGCCCTTCGAGACCACGAGCGGGCCGGATGGCGTGTTCAACCTGTCGGGGCTGGGGGAAGGGCCGTTCTACGTGCTGGCCACGTCGGAGGGCTATCTGCCCGCGGTGGAGCCCCAGGTGGAGGCCGGTCCTCAGCCCGTGCGCCTGCGGCTGACTCCGGCGCGCACGCTGGAGGTGCGCGTCACCCGCGATGGTGCGCCCGCGTCCGCGATGGTGCGCCTGCGCGCGGACCACCTGTCGCGCGAGCTGCGCACGGACGGCGCGCCGCTGCACTTCACGGGCTTGTACCCGGATTCGCTGGTGGTGACGGCCGAGGCGAAGAACCTGGCGTCCGTGCCGCGCACCGTGGTGCTGGAGGACTCGGTCACCCGCGTCACGCTGGAGTTGGAGGAGGCGGGCACGCTCCTCGTCACGGTGGTGGACGAGGACGGTCAGCCGGTGCCGGAGCCCGAGCTGCAACTGCGCATGCCGGCGGGCGAGCTCATCCGCGGTGAGCGCGGCGGCACGGGCGCGCTGATGACGTTCGGGCCGCTCGCGGTGGGCGACTACGTGCTCGCGGGGCGCGCGGAGGGCTTCCGGGATACGCAGCTTCCCGCGCGCGTGAAGCCGGGCGAGACGCAGCTCGAGCTGGAGATGGAGCGCGCCACGGTCATCAGCGGCCAGGTGCTGGACGTGTATGGCCGGCCCGCGCCGGGCGTGTCCGTGCTGGTCCAGCCCACCGGCGCCTCCGTGATTGCGGATGGAGAAGGCCGCTTCACGGCGCCGGTGCCCACGCCCGGATTGTACGAACTGCACGCGCACCATTCGGAGTGGGGCGGTGGCCAGCTTCCGGTGACGGCGCCCGCCACCGGTGTGGAGCTGGCGCTGGAGCCTCGGGCCTCCGTGGAGGTGACGGTGTCCGCCGAGGGCCGGCGCGTGGAAGGCGCGGACGTGGTGTTGTGGGTGGAGCAGGAAGGCATCTTCCGCAGCGACCGGCCGTCTGGCTCGGACGGCATGGTTCCCATGCGGGGCATGCCCGCGGGCACGTATTCGATGATGGCCTCGCATCCGGACTACCAGCCGTCGGAGCGCAGGGAGGTGACGCTGGCGGACGGGCAGACGCTGAAGCTGGAGGCGGAGCTGAAGCCCGGGGCACCGCTGAGCGGTGAGGTGGTGGACGGCCAGAACGCGCCGGTGGCGGGTGCCACGCTGGTGGTGGTGCCGCGGGGCGCGGACCCGGTGCAGTCCGACGCCAGCGGCCGTTTCGAGTTCCGCTCGCTGCGCCCGGGCCGGGGCTACCGCCTGGAGGTCCGGCATACGGGGTACGACCAGGTGGAGCGCGCCGAGGGCACGGCGGGGGGCCCCCCGGTCCGCGTGGTGCTCAAGAAGCGCGACGTCTTCCGGGGCCGGGTCGTCGGCGATGACGGCGCGCCCGTGCGGCGCTTCCGCGTGGACGAGCACGACGTGAATGCCCCGGATGGCCGGTTCGAGCTCCCACTGCCCTCCGCTGGAGGCCGCGTCATCGCCTCGGTGGATGCGACGGGCTACGAGCCGCTGATGGTGGACAAGCCCGCCTCTCCAGACCTGGGCGACCTGGTGTTGGAGAAGCTGCCCAGCGTCTCGGGGAGGGTGATCAACGAGGGGGGCGGTCCCGTTCCGGATGCCGTGGTGACGTGCGACGTCTGTGATGGCTCCGTGCTCTCCGGACCGGATGGGAGCTTCACCCTTGCCAGTCCGCCCTATGTGACGCGCTATTCGGTCTCCGCCCGGAAGGGCCGGCTGAGCGCCTCGCAGAGCCTGGAGCGCGACGCCCGCGGGCCCGTGGAGCTGAAGCTGCGGCAGGCGACGCGCCTGAGCGGCAAGGTGTACCGCCAGGATGGCAGCCCCGCGGCGGGCTTCGAGGTCGAGGCCGTCAACGCGGACCGCAGCGAGACGCTCTCCATCGTCACCGGACCGGACGGCGGCTACAGCGTGGAGGTGTCGCCGGGCAACTACCGCTTCGCGTTGGGCGCGCAGCGGGAGTTCTCCGGCGAGCCCGCGCTGGTGGTGCAGGTGGGCGGTTCGGACATGCACCTGGACCTGGGGCCTGGACCGGGCAGCGCGTCGCTCACCGTTCAGTTGAAGCCGGAGCGCGGACGGGCCCTGTGGGTGGTGGCGGGCGAGCTGGGCGCGGTGGGCAACCCGCCGTCCGTGGCGTTGATGCGCTCGCGGTGGGCGCAGCTCGTCTACCAGCCTCGGACGGAGCAGGTCCGGCTCAGCGGCCTGTCTCCTGGGCGCTACACCCTGGTGTGGGGGAACTTCCACGTGGAGACGCCGGAGGGGCCGGAGGTGCGCGTCGTGGACGTGCCCGCGAGCAGCGAAGTGCTGATGGGCCGCTGAAGGGCCCGGGATGGTTGCGAGCCCACGGTCGTGCGCATTAGGAAGCCGCATGGACGTGACGGCACTGAGAGGCCGCCGAGTGGTTGTCGGCGTAGGCGGTGGCATCGCGGCATACAAGGCCTGCGAGTTGGTGCGGGAGTTGTCGCGCGCCGGGGCCGAGGTCCGGGTGGCCATGACGGAGGCCGCGCGCCAGTTCGTCACCCCGCTGACCTTCCAGGCGCTCAGCGGCCATCCCGTGCTCACGGACTACTTCGACCCCGCCCAGGAGGGGAACTTCGGCCACCTGGACCTGGCGCGTTGGGCCGAAGCCTTCGTCATCGCTCCGGCCACGGCGGACCTGCTGGCGCGCATCCGCGCGGGCATGGGGAACGACGCGGTGACGACGTCACTGCTCGCCTTCCGGGGCCCGGTGGTGCTGTCTCCCGCGATGAACGTGGCGATGTGGGACAACCCGATGACGCAGGAGAACCTGGCGGCGCTCCTGCGCTACCCCCGTTTCACGCGGGTGGGGCCGGGCGCGGGCCTGCTGGCGTGCGGCGACGTGGGCGAAGGGCGGCTGGCGGACGTGCCCGCCATCGTCGATGCCGTCGCGGCGCGTTTCGGGGCCGGGCCCCTGGCCGGGAAGCGGGTGCTGCTGACGGCGGGCCCCACGCGTGAGTTCCTGGACCCGGTGCGGTTCATCTCCAATCCCTCCACGGGGAAGATGGGCATGGCCCTGGCGCACGCGGCGCGGAGCCTGGGCGCGGAGGTGACGGTGGTCCTCGGCCCCGTGGGCACCGTGGAGCGCGGCGGTCTGGACATCGTGGACGTGGTGAGCGCGGACGACATGGCGCGCGAAGTGCTGGCGCGCGTGGGCAACGCGGACGCATTCATCGCCACGGCGGCGGTGAGTGATTGGCGGCCGGAGACACGGGCCCCGCAGAAGGTGAAGAAGGGCGCGGCCGGAACGCCCGAGGCGTTGACGCTCGTGCGCACGCCGGACGTGCTCGCCGAGGCGTCGCGGAAGGTCGCCGCTCAGGCGAAGCGGCCGGTGCTGGTGGGCTTCGCGGCGGAGACGGAGCGGGTGCTGGAGCACGCGCGCGACAAGCTGGAGCGCAAGGGCCTGGACGCCATCGTCGCCAACGACGTGACGGCGCCGGGCGCGGGCTTCGGCACCGACACCAACCAGGTGACGGTGCTCACGCGCGCCGGGGCGCAGCGTGAACTCCAGGGCTCCAAGCACGAGGTGGCGCGCGCCATCCTCGAGTTCCTGCTGGTGTCCGCGCCGTCACGGGCGAACGGCTAGCGCGGGTCCATCACCGCGAGGGTGACGGTGGTCTTCGAAACGAGGCGCGGCGTGCCCTCCTGGACGGCGTGGACCTCGGACTCCGTGACGATGAGCCGACGCCCGGCGCGCAGCACCCGGGCCTTGCAGCGCAGCTCCTCGCCGGAGGCCGTCTGGAGCAGGTGGACGGTGAAGCTGGTGGACAGCGCCCGTTGCCCCTTTCGCAGGACGGTGTAGGCGGCGGCCCCCGCCGTGTGGTCCGCGAGCGTCGCCTGGACGCCCGCATGGATGACGCCGTCCTGCTGGAGGTGGCGGGGCTGGACCCTCAGCCGGGCCTCGACTTCACCGGGACGGATGGCCGTGGGCTCGATGCCCAGGTCCACGACGAAGCGCGCCATGGTGAACACGGCCTCCGTGTCCTGAAGGTAATCCGGGTTCTGGGCTTCCATGGTGTGGGGCTCCTGGGGGCGCGCCCCCGGTTCGCGCGGCAACATCGCACGCCGCCGGGCGAGACAGGGGGCCGGTGGTGCCCGGACCGCCTCTGGCGGGGGGCGAACAGCCGTCTGGGGCGTCCGCTTCCTTGCGCCCGGGCGCTACGTCCGATACCGATCCAGGACCGTGAATGAAAACACGCCCGATGCCTCGCAGGACCTGAGCGCCCTGCTGGACGATGTGCGCCGCCATCTGCTCTGGCAGGAGGAGGCCGCCGGCCGGGTGCTGATGATTGACGCCAAGGCGGCGCTGGAGCTCCAGCGCTCGGGCCCGTCGCTGAGGGAGCGCTTCGCCCGGACCCACGGTGCGCCGGACGCCGCGCCAGCGCCCCAAGCGCCGCGTGCCGAGCCGCCGCCGCCCCGGATGCCCACGGTGCCAGAGGCTCGCCCCGCCGGCTGGGAGCGGCCCGTCGCGGCACCGCAAGCAGGGCAGGGTGCCACGGTGCCCGCGAGGATGCCGCCGCCCGCGGAAGCACGGCCGCCGGTGTCCCGCCCACTGGCGGCGGGGATGCTCGTGGACGCGCCGCCGCGGCAGTCACCGCCGACTTCCGGCCCCCCGCCTGGCGCGTCGAGTGGGGAGCGGCCCACGCTGGACGAGATTCGCCGCGACCTGGGGGACTGCCGCCGCTGCAAGCTGTGCACGGGGCGCAAGAACCTCGTGTTCGGCTCGGGCAACCCGCGGGCGGAGCTGGTGTTCGTGGGCGAAGGCCCGGGGGAGAACGAGGACCTGCAAGGGGTCCCCTTCGTGGGCGCGGCCGGCGAGCTGCTGACGAAGATGATTGGCGCCATGGGCTACCGCCGCGACGACGTCTACATCTGCAACGTCGTGAAGTGCCGGCCGCCGGGGAACCGCAACCCAGAGCCGGAGGAGATCGCCGCGTGTGAGCCGTTCCTGCGCGCGCAGCTCGCGGCCATCCAGCCCAAGGTGGTGGTGGCGCTGGGCAAGTTCGCGGCGCAGACGCTGCTGCGCGACAGCACGGCCATCACCCGCCTGCGTGGCAACTGGCGCACCTACGAGGGCATCCAGCTCATGCCCACCTTCCACCCGGCGTACCTCCTGCGCAGCCCCGCGGAGAAGCGCAAGGCGTGGGAGGACCTGCAAGCGGTGATGAAGGTCCTGGGGAAGCAACCTGGTTCGCGCGCGTAGCCGCGGGCCCGAGGAAGGGAATGCACGGATGAATGGATTGCTGGAGTCGAGTGAGCTGCTGTCGCCCGCGCTGGAGTCGAACCCGCTGGGAGACCCGGCTCGCCGCAAGCTCACCGTGTACCTTCCTCCCGGCTACGGCGCGGGCGAGCGGCGCTACCCGGTCGTCTACTTCCTGCATGCCTTCGGCAACAGCGGGGGCTCGTGGACGAACGCCTCCGGCTTCGCGCCCACCGTCCCCCTGCGCCTGGACGCGCTCATCGAATCCGGCGCGATTCCGCCCGTCATCGGCGTCTTTCCGGACGGCTGGACGTCGCTGGGCGGCAGCCAGTGGGTGAACAGCGATGCGATTGGCCGGTACCGCGACTACCTGACCAAGGACGTGGTGGGGTACGTGGACCGCACCTACCGCACCCTGCCGAAGGCCGCCTCGCGCGCGGTGGTGGGGCACAGCTCCGGCGGTTATGGCGCGCTGGTGATGGGGCGCTACCACCCGGACCTGTTCTCGCACGTGGGCATGCACGCGGCGGACGCCTACTTCGAATACTGCTACCTGCCGGACCTGCCGAAGGCCGCGGCGGCGTTGCTCAAGGCGGGTGGGGTGGAGGCGTGGCACGCGGACTTCCACGCGCGCGTGCGCGAGACGAAGATGCGCGGTGACGACTTTCCGGTGGTGAACGTGCTGGCGATGGCCGCCGCGTACTCCCCGAAGAAGGGCGAGCCGCTCAACCTGGAGCTGCCCTTCGACGTGAACACGGGCCGGCTGCGCCTGGACGTGTGGAACCGCTGGTTGGTGCACGACCCGGTGCGCTTCGTGCCCAAGTTCATGGACGCGTTCCGGAAGCTCAAGACCGTCTATCTCGACTGTGGGACGCGCGACGAGTTCAACATCCGCTGGGGCACGCGGATGCTCGCCGAGGACTTCAAGAACGCGGGCGTGGAGCGCGTCCACGAGGAGTTCGAGGACGGCCACTCCGGCGTGTCCTACCGCTTCGAGCGCTCGCTGTCCGTCCTGGTGCCGAACCTGGCGCAGGAGTGACGCAACCGGACACCGGGGCGTTTCGCGTGGGCGGGATGCCCGCTGCGGGACGCCCCGCGCCGCTTCGGTGACGTGGCGCTGGCCATTCCCCCGCCGGAGCGGGTAGACGCCTCCCTGGGTGCGCCCCGCCGTGAGTGGGCCGGGCGCCCGCCACACCTCAGGGAGACGGGAACATGAGCATCGACCTCTACGGACTGTCCCGCGTCGTCGGCGAGAAGGGCGTACTGCCCCAGCGCGCCAAGCAACTGGACCCGTCGCTGCCGTGCCGCGAGTCCGAGCTGCTCATCGACGTGGAGAGCCTCAACATCGACGCCGCGTCCTTCAAGCAGATCAAGGGCGAGGTGGGTGGTGATGCGAAGCGCATTGGCGAGCGCATCCAGGAAATCGTCCGCGAGCGGGGGAAGATGCAGAACCCCGTCACCGGCTCGGGCGGCATGTTGATTGGCCGTGTGAAGGAGCTGGGCGCGAAGCACCCCGCGCGTGAGTTCCTCAAGGTGGGGGACCGCATCGCGACGCTGGTGAGCCTCACGCTGACGCCGCTGGTCATCGAGGAAGTGAAGGCGGTGCACGCCGACATCGACCGGGTGGACATCCGCGGCCACGCGCTGCTGTTCGCCAGTGGCATCTACGCCAAGCTGCCCACGGACATGCCGGACACGCTGGCGCTGGCGGCGCTGGACGTCTGTGGCGCTCCCGCGCTCGTGGCGCGTCACGTGCGGCCGGGCATGACGGTGGCGGTGCTGGGCGCGGGGAAGAGCGGTGCCCTGTGCCTCGCGCAGGCGCGGCGCAACCTGGAGAGCCGCGGCAAGCTGCTCGCGCTGGACGTGTCGCAAGGCGCGCTCGACGCGCTGTCGGGCATCGGCCTGTGTGACGTCGCGCTGAAGGTGGACGCCACGCAGGGCGTGGACGTGATGGAGGCCGTGAGCCAGGCCACGGACGGTCAGCTCTGCGACCTGGTCATCAACTGCGCCAGCGTGGGCAACACGGAGATGGCCACCATCCTGTCGGTGAAGGACGGCGGCACGGCCATCTTCTTCTCCATGGCCACCAGCTTCACGGCGGCGGCGCTGGGGGCCGAGGGCGTGGGCAAGGACGTCACCATGGTGGTGGGCAACGGGTACGTGCCCGGCCACGCGGCGCTGACGCTCGACCTGCTGCGCACCGAGCCGGAGCTGCTCCAGCTCTTCGCCACGCGTTACGTTTAGTCGGCGCGCGCCGCCCGAAGTCCCGCCGGGGTTGCTCGACGGCCGGACTTCTGGCGGCAGTCCGCGCTCGTTGCCAGGGCTGCCGGCTCCAAGCCTCCTGGAGCTGCGGCTCGAGGCGCCAGCGTCACCCGCGTTGCGTGAAGTCGGGACTCCTGGCGGTAGCCAGCCGCCCTTCCCGGGGGCGTCGGCTCCATGTCTCCTGGAGCTGCGGCTCGAGGCGCCAGCGTCACCCGCGTTGCGTGAAGTCGGGACTCCTGGCGGCAACCAGCCG
This genomic window from Myxococcus hansupus contains:
- a CDS encoding uracil-DNA glycosylase, whose protein sequence is MNENTPDASQDLSALLDDVRRHLLWQEEAAGRVLMIDAKAALELQRSGPSLRERFARTHGAPDAAPAPQAPRAEPPPPRMPTVPEARPAGWERPVAAPQAGQGATVPARMPPPAEARPPVSRPLAAGMLVDAPPRQSPPTSGPPPGASSGERPTLDEIRRDLGDCRRCKLCTGRKNLVFGSGNPRAELVFVGEGPGENEDLQGVPFVGAAGELLTKMIGAMGYRRDDVYICNVVKCRPPGNRNPEPEEIAACEPFLRAQLAAIQPKVVVALGKFAAQTLLRDSTAITRLRGNWRTYEGIQLMPTFHPAYLLRSPAEKRKAWEDLQAVMKVLGKQPGSRA
- the coaBC gene encoding bifunctional phosphopantothenoylcysteine decarboxylase/phosphopantothenate--cysteine ligase CoaBC, encoding MDVTALRGRRVVVGVGGGIAAYKACELVRELSRAGAEVRVAMTEAARQFVTPLTFQALSGHPVLTDYFDPAQEGNFGHLDLARWAEAFVIAPATADLLARIRAGMGNDAVTTSLLAFRGPVVLSPAMNVAMWDNPMTQENLAALLRYPRFTRVGPGAGLLACGDVGEGRLADVPAIVDAVAARFGAGPLAGKRVLLTAGPTREFLDPVRFISNPSTGKMGMALAHAARSLGAEVTVVLGPVGTVERGGLDIVDVVSADDMAREVLARVGNADAFIATAAVSDWRPETRAPQKVKKGAAGTPEALTLVRTPDVLAEASRKVAAQAKRPVLVGFAAETERVLEHARDKLERKGLDAIVANDVTAPGAGFGTDTNQVTVLTRAGAQRELQGSKHEVARAILEFLLVSAPSRANG
- a CDS encoding PaaI family thioesterase, giving the protein MEAQNPDYLQDTEAVFTMARFVVDLGIEPTAIRPGEVEARLRVQPRHLQQDGVIHAGVQATLADHTAGAAAYTVLRKGQRALSTSFTVHLLQTASGEELRCKARVLRAGRRLIVTESEVHAVQEGTPRLVSKTTVTLAVMDPR
- a CDS encoding alpha/beta hydrolase, which gives rise to MNGLLESSELLSPALESNPLGDPARRKLTVYLPPGYGAGERRYPVVYFLHAFGNSGGSWTNASGFAPTVPLRLDALIESGAIPPVIGVFPDGWTSLGGSQWVNSDAIGRYRDYLTKDVVGYVDRTYRTLPKAASRAVVGHSSGGYGALVMGRYHPDLFSHVGMHAADAYFEYCYLPDLPKAAAALLKAGGVEAWHADFHARVRETKMRGDDFPVVNVLAMAAAYSPKKGEPLNLELPFDVNTGRLRLDVWNRWLVHDPVRFVPKFMDAFRKLKTVYLDCGTRDEFNIRWGTRMLAEDFKNAGVERVHEEFEDGHSGVSYRFERSLSVLVPNLAQE
- a CDS encoding carboxypeptidase regulatory-like domain-containing protein, yielding MRKWTVIGVLAALLVAGVVWLWLGAGSTPGGPETHAVTARALPDFSAVDVSSSDGEGLSLTGRVLDASGRPVSGAEVFLAASAERTLLGLRCDECGQALLSCPARETALHALAFFEQQQGFLTPRATVSTDADGRFRFERLAGVSFNVWARAPGLGVALRERAAPGDPVELYLPPLRSIRGQVVDEAGRPLGGARVHVMSRRIPLPFETTSGPDGVFNLSGLGEGPFYVLATSEGYLPAVEPQVEAGPQPVRLRLTPARTLEVRVTRDGAPASAMVRLRADHLSRELRTDGAPLHFTGLYPDSLVVTAEAKNLASVPRTVVLEDSVTRVTLELEEAGTLLVTVVDEDGQPVPEPELQLRMPAGELIRGERGGTGALMTFGPLAVGDYVLAGRAEGFRDTQLPARVKPGETQLELEMERATVISGQVLDVYGRPAPGVSVLVQPTGASVIADGEGRFTAPVPTPGLYELHAHHSEWGGGQLPVTAPATGVELALEPRASVEVTVSAEGRRVEGADVVLWVEQEGIFRSDRPSGSDGMVPMRGMPAGTYSMMASHPDYQPSERREVTLADGQTLKLEAELKPGAPLSGEVVDGQNAPVAGATLVVVPRGADPVQSDASGRFEFRSLRPGRGYRLEVRHTGYDQVERAEGTAGGPPVRVVLKKRDVFRGRVVGDDGAPVRRFRVDEHDVNAPDGRFELPLPSAGGRVIASVDATGYEPLMVDKPASPDLGDLVLEKLPSVSGRVINEGGGPVPDAVVTCDVCDGSVLSGPDGSFTLASPPYVTRYSVSARKGRLSASQSLERDARGPVELKLRQATRLSGKVYRQDGSPAAGFEVEAVNADRSETLSIVTGPDGGYSVEVSPGNYRFALGAQREFSGEPALVVQVGGSDMHLDLGPGPGSASLTVQLKPERGRALWVVAGELGAVGNPPSVALMRSRWAQLVYQPRTEQVRLSGLSPGRYTLVWGNFHVETPEGPEVRVVDVPASSEVLMGR
- a CDS encoding Stp1/IreP family PP2C-type Ser/Thr phosphatase; translation: MFAVALTTEAFGLTDVGRRRQHNEDAMLVDASLGLYVVADGMGGHAAGEVASNRATEVVKQHISSNRHLLKDLGNNPTPDSRSAAAALIEVAVQRACADIYRTAMSDATKRGMGTTFVCLAVGGNKGVIGHVGDSRVYLVRHGQCHRLTEDHTLVAAQLKAGTITKDQAATSQYRNVITRAVGIQESVQVDTLIVDLVPGDMFILCSDGLHGYVEDEEVLSVIAGIAPADLPKRFIDIANERGGKDNITAVVVKVAGEGASVSEESSEAQSRMEALRKIPLFRHLTYKEQTAVLSIATTRTYPAGREIVVEGQPGEELFVVIRGRVAIEKNGVEIAELRAGGHFGEMGLIDNAPRSATVRATEPTRTMVISRPDLMGLMKRESILAVKMLWSFVQVLSDRLRATNSELSEARQELAVAQAIAPFAEE
- a CDS encoding FHA domain-containing protein, translated to MSEPLSAHVSRYLRNREAFERNLPSALLVFTPASEVAGGEESEEYRLKTVTNAGAPTLGANGPLVFPVVKSRPNAFARGITVGRTGNNDVVLDDGSVSRFHAWFSREEGQAGFLLTDAGSKNGSWAGGVRLVPRRAVPVADGARLRFGQVEVGFYTASGFMRMLAVRMSP